The genomic window ATAAAAAATTTTTGTATCTTCACGTCTTCTAATCTGATCAGTAAACTCATTTCTCGTTAAGGTAATAGTGCCAAGAATGAAATTTGTGCTTTCCAGGGCCTCTGAAACTGCTTTTCTAAATTTTTCAGAAAAAAGTTCCATTTTTCCAATTTCATCAATAACAATCAATTTTCTGTCTTTTATCCCTTCTTCAATAGATTTTACAGCAATTTCTTCTAAATTTTTTAGATTAACTTTATATTTCGAAACTTTAAAAGGACTCTGAAAATCTTGATGGGCTAAAATTCCTTTTTGACCATCTAAACTGAAAATTTCAAAACCAACTCTTTGACCATTTTTTCTTATCTCTGAAGTAAAAAAGCCACCAACCCTTCTTTCTAATTTTCTGATTACTTCTTTGATTAAAGTAGTTTTTCCGCAGCCTGGTAAACCAGTGACAAAAATATTTTTTATCTGATTTTTAATCTTGTAATCCCTTTTTCTAATGACAACTAAATCTTTCTTCTTTTTTAAGGCTAACCAACCAGCAGGAAAAAATCCTTTTGCCTCAACGGCTAAGATAGTATTTGCTTTTTTCAACTCGTTTTTTAAGACTTGAGAAAATCCATCAACGACTGCTTTCTGAAATCTATAAGGCATCCTCGCATCAAAAGGTAAAATTAAATAAGGATATTTTTTCTTTTTAAAATAAAAATAAGTAATTTTAGATTTTTTAACTTCTTCTTCTATTATTTTCTGCCAATTCATTTTCTTATTTCTTTAATAATTTCTACCCCAAAGCTCGTGCCAATAATATCAGCTCCGGCCTGTATTACTTTTTTCAAATCTTTTAAAGTTTGAATATAGCCTGATGCTTTGATTAGTAATCCTGGCGCTGATTTTTTCATAATTTTTAAATGCCGAATTTTTTCTTCTATCTCATGAGGGCCGAGAGGGTCTTTTTCAGTAGCAGTTTTAACACAGAAAGCGCCTGCCTTTTTAGCAATTTGACAGACAGTTTCAATTTCTTGATCAGTTAAATAACCTGAGCCGATGATTACTTTGGTAGGTAAAATCCGACAGATTTTTTTTAAATCATTAAAAATTTTCTTCCATCTTTCGTTTTTCACATCAACTAAAGAAACAACAACGTCTAATTCATCAGCGCCATCTTTTTTCGCTTTTTTGGCTATTGCCAATCTTAAAGAAGATGGACTATGACCAATTGGCGGATCAATTAGACAAATTGTTTTAATTTCGGTGCCGGCTAATTCTTTTTTCACTAATTTTACCCATTTTGGCCTAACACAGACGCCTCGAAAGTCATATTTTCTTGCTTCCTGACAGGTTTTTCTAATGTCTCTAGAAGAAGCTGTTTTTCTAATATTTGTTTGATCAATAATTTTATTGATTTTCATATTTTTTAATTAGCCTTCCTGCTATTTTTTGACTATTTTTTATAATTTCATTTTCTTTTTCGACCCTTCTCTCTCTCATTAATATTTTACCATGACAAATTAAATCAGAAACACAATCACTGCTGGCTGAATAAACTAAATTAGAGATGAGATGATGACGAGGAATAAGAGGGGCCTTTTCTAAATCAATCAAAACTAAATCAGCTAATTTTCCTTCTTTTATTTCTCCGGTTTCAATTTTTAAAGTTTTGGCTCCATTTTTGGTTGCCATGGCAAAAATTTCTTTGGCTTTAGTAATTGACGGATCCATTTCTTTAATTTTATGGAGAAGTGAAGCAATTTTCATTTCGAAAAACATATCTAGACTATTGTTAGAAGCTGGCCCATCTGTTCCAAGGGTAATGTTGATTTTCCTTCTCTTTAATTTTCGATAAGGCAAAATTCCAGAAGCTAATTTCATATTCGAAGTTGGACAATGGACGATTTTTACTCTTTTCTTTGCTAGAATCTCAACCTCTCGATCATCAAGCCAAAGGGTATGAACGGCAATCAAATTTTCATCTAACAAACCAATTTTATCTAAAAATTCAACCGGTCTCATCTTATATCTTCTTTGACATTCTTGAACCTCTTTTTCTGTCTCAGAAAGATGAAGGTGTAAAAGAAGATTATTTTGAGAAGCAAATTTCTTTGCCCAAATTAGATTTTCTTTAGAGACGGTATAAATGGCATGAGGGGCAATACTTAACTTAATCCGATCTGAAGATCGGTTTTTTAATTTTTCAAAAGTTTTTTCAACCCTTTTTTTTGCTTCCGGAATAAAATCAACTATTACCAAACCAATAACGGCTCTTAAACCCATTTCTTCAACTGCCTCAAAAGTAGCCTCTTCAAACCAATACATATCATTAAAACAAGTTGTTCCACCTTTAATCATCTCTAAACAAGCAAGTTTTGTCCCCCAGTAAATATCATCGTAACTCATTTTCTTTTCTATTGGCCAAATTTTTTTCTTTAACCAAGTTTCTAAAGGAAGATCGTCAGCGTAGCCCCTAAAAAGAGTCATGGCAGCGTGGGTGTGAGAGTTAATCAAGCCGGGCATAACTGCTTTTTTACCCCTCCCATCAATTTTTTCGTTCGCTTTCAAGTTTAAATTTTGACCAATTTTCCTAATTCTCCCTTCCTCGATATAAAGATCACATTTTCTTTCGTTTAAGATAACTTGTTTGATCAAGAGGCTCATTTTTGTTCTTTTAAAATTTCTTGAATAATTCTTTCAATTTTTTTTATCGTTTTCGATTGATTTTCTTTAATTTCTTTTTCTAAAAGAATTTTTTTGATAATACCATGAGCATAATTATCAACCGAACATAAAGAGGCGTATTCTAAATTCAACTCGTTGGCCAGAGTTGCTTCTTTAGCCATCGTCATTCCTACCACATCAGCAAAATTTCTAATTAAATTAATCTCAGCCTTAGTTTCTAAGCGCGGCCCCCTGCTATTGAAATAAATGCCTTGTCGGAAAAATTTTAATTTTAATTTTTTGAGAATTTTAATAAAAATTTCTCTTATCTCTTCAGAAAGAGTCGGGGTGATAAATTTTGGATTTCTTTCGAAAAAGGTTGGTGGATAAAAATCAATATAGTCTGAGGGAATTAAGAAATAGCCTGGTTTAATTTCTTTTTTTAATGAACCAACCGAATTAAAAGAAAAAATAAATTTTACGCCTAATTTTTTAAAAGCTAAAAGATTAGCCTGATGATTGATTTGGTGTGGTGGAATGTTTTCTCTTAAGCCGTGTCGAGGAATGAAAAAAAAGTTTTTTACTTGATAATAAAAAACTCTCCCAGGCGGTAGACAAATATTTTTTGGCTTTGCCTTTTTCAAAAATTCTATTTTTTTGAGATGCCAGGAAAAAATAATACCTTTATTTTTCATAAATTTTTTAACTTTCGGGGGGTAAATTTATTTTACCAAATTTTGAATTTCGTTCGATTTTTTGGTTATCATTTACAATTTTACTCTTCTAAATAAAAAAGAGAAGAAAAAAATATTTTTGCAGAAAGATAAATATTTAATTTTTAAAAATTATTTATTTTTTTCTAATTTTTCCCAATTCTATCTTTAAGATAGAAATTTTTCCTTCTCTCTTTATTTTCTTAATAATAATTTTTTTAAATCTATCAAAATCTTTTTTTCTATTCCCCGCTTTTTTACCTCTATTCTCTGACCGGTTTTTCGACTAATGACTAAGCGATAGGGCAAACCAATTAAATCTGCGTCTTGAAACTTAATACCAGCGGAAACGTCACGCTCGTCATACAAAACTTCGATTCCTTTTTTGATTAAACTTTCATAAACTTTTTCTGCCCAATCTTTCACTTTTTTTTCTTTTTGGTCTAAGACTAATAGATGATATTGAAAAGGGGCCACTGACTCTGGCCAAATAATACCTTTTTCATCATGATGGGCTTCAACGATGGTGGCCATTAATCGACCCAAGCCAATACCATAACAACCCATCTCAACTAATTTTTTTTGACCATCTTTGTCTAGATAATTAAGATTGAAAACCTGAGAATATTTAGTCCCTAATTTAAAGATATGACCAGCCTCAATACCTTTTTTAACCGATAACCATCCGCCACATTTTGGACATTTTTCTTGATTCCTAGCCATTTCTTCTTTACTTGACCAATGAGATTTGTCACAAATTAAAATTTTGTCTTCGCCCGAATCTGATAAAACTAAAAATTCATGCGATTGGCTACCGCCAATAGGACCAGTCGCCGCTTCTAAGGCAATGGCTGTTAAATCACATCGTTGATAAATTTTCAAATAGGCTTGGAGAACTTTTTGGTAATAATGATCCAGGTCATCGGCTGTGGCATGAAAACTGTATAAATCTTTCATGACAAATTCTCGTGTTCGTAATAAGCCGCCCGTTGAGCGCATTTCGTTTCTAAACTTAACCTGAATTTGATAAAGCGCCAAAGGCAAATCTTTATAAGATTGAATAAATTTTTTCGCCACTTCTGTCATCACTTCTTCATGAGTCGGCCCTAAAGCCAAATCTTTATGATGCCGATCTTTTAATTTAAAGAGGGGTGGATCCATTTTCTCCCAACGATCGCTTTTTTGCCAAATTTCTTTTGGTTGTAAAACTGGCAGATAAACCTCTTGACCGCCAATGGCGTTCATTTCTTGACGAATAATCTCTTCGATTTTTTGATGAACGCGCCAACCTAAAGGTAAAAAATTCCAAACACCCGAAGTTAATTGTTCAATAAAACAACCGCGAACTAAAAGCTGATGACTAACTGTCTCAGCTTCTTTTGGTATTTTTCTTAAAGTTTTAAGAAAATATTTTGACTGCCTCATATTATTTAAAAATTTTCTCGCCTAATCTCATTAAATCTTTATAGGTAACAAAAGCCATAAGAAGAAGTAAAAAAGTAAAACCAAGATTATGGATTATTGCTTCAACTTTGCGACTGACTGGTTTACCTCTTAATAATTCAATAAAAAGAAAAAGAAGACGCCCTCCGTCCAGAGCTGGAAAAGGAATTAATTGAAAAACAGCTACGGCAACAGATATCACGGCTAAAAATTGAAGAAGATAAACAAAACCAATTTGATAGACTTCGCCAATAAAAGTACCAATACCGACCACTCCCATAACTTCACCAATCATCTTTTGTCGGACAATCAATTCTCTCAACGTTAGATAGAGACCATAAATAATTCTGCCAACATAAATGGCTGTTGTCTTTATTGCTTGCCAAATAGCCAACGGTATTGGATAAGAAACGAAATTGACCTTCGCTAGAGTAATTCCAATCACCCCGCCCTTGAGATTTTGATTTTTTAATAATTCGGGCGGAAAAACTTCACTGGCTAATTGAGGAACAATTTTTACCTCTTTCTCTTTATTTCCTCTTTTAATTGTTAAAATAATTTCTTGATTCGTTTTAGCCCGAATATAGTTTTGAATCTCTTCTATTTGGTCAAAAGCCTTGCCATCAATTTTGAGGATAAAATCACCTAAAACCAAACCCGCTTTTTCGGCTGGCGAAGATTTTTGAAGGGCGATAATTTGAATGCCAACTTCTTTGACTCGGACATGTGTGCCAAGATCTTTTTGACTAGCAATCGATGGTAGGCCAAGATTAAAGCCAACTGAGAAAAGAAGAATAGCCAAAACGAGATTCATTATCACGCCACCGCTGATAGCAAAAAATCTCTGCCACCATGGTTTGGCAAAAAAACTATCCGGTTCATTGTCTGCTTCCCCTTCTTCGCCTTTTATTTTATTAAAACCACCAAAAGGAATCCAGTTAAAAGAATAAATCGTTGAAGCCAAATCTTCTGATGGTATTTTCTTGCCCCAAAAAATTTTCCAATGATTATTTTTTAATTTAACCAAACCGATGATTCGCGGCGGATAACCGAAGCCAAATTCTTCTACTTTTATTCGATTTAATTTAGAAAAAATAAAATGACCAAATTCGTGAAAAAAAACAATCAGACTTAAAGAAATAAGAACAACTGCGATTGTCAACATAAATAATTAATATCACTAGATATCAAAAAAGTCGTCAAAACCGAGAAGACTAATTGATACTTCTTGATATCTCTAGAAAAATTATATTGAAACTATCTCTTTTTCTTTTCTTTCAATTAAATTTTCAATTTCTTCATTAATTTTCTTTATTTTCTCATCTAATTCCTTAAAAAGTCGGTATTTTTCGTCCTCACCAATCTCTCTTTTTCTTTCTTTTTGAAAAATTTCTTCGCGAATTTTGTCTCTCACCCCCCTCACCGCAATCCGGGCTGACTCGGCTTTTTGATGAAGCAACCTCACTAGTTCTTTTCTTTTTTCTTCGTTAAGAGGAGGGACAGAAATCCGCAATAAATTATTTTCCACAATCGGCGTCAAACCCAATCCTGAATTTTGAAATGCTTTTTCAATGTTTTTCAAATTATTTTTATCCCAGGGTTCAATAAGAATTGTCCTGGCTTCTGGCACTGTAATACCAGCTAATTGTTTTAAGGGCATTTTTGTACCATAAGCTTCAACAATAAGATTTTCAACTAAAACCGAACTGGCTCGACTTGTCCTTAGGCTGGTAATCTCCCTTTTTAAAAATTCAATAATCTTTTCGAAATCTTTTTGATAAGAATCAATGAGAGTAGACATAGATTAGCTTAGTTATTTTTCTGCTGGTTTATAAGTAGCCAAATAGAGGATGTTAGGATTTTCTGGATTTAAAGACAAATAAAGGGGCAGTCTTTTTGTCGGTAAATTTTTGGTTATCCAGGTGCGACCGCCATTATTTGATTTATAAAAAGTATTTTCGGTCGCATAATAAATTTCATCCGGATTTTTGGGGTTAATGGCGAAAGAATAAATTTTCGCCTGACCGGGTTTAGTTAATAGCTGATAACCTTGCCAGTTTTTTCCTTCTTCATCGGAACGGAAAAAGCCAGCCTCAGTTAAAATAAACAAAGCATCTTTTTTTGTTTGATTAAAAAGTCCATATTTATAATTTTGACTGCCTGGAAAATTTTCTAACCCTTCGACTTTTTGCCAACTATTACCCCCATCGTCACTTCTAAAAAGTCCGTTCGTGAGAGTACCCAGGTAAATAATTCTCGGATCTTTGTTATTAAACAAAATTTGTTTAATACCATTTTTAAAATCATTGAGAAGTTTCCAGTTAACTCCACCATCTTCACTTTTTATCAATCGACCATCGGCTAAACCTACTAAAATTTTTTTGCTATTTTCTGAATCAATGGCTAAAGCATTAATTGTCACCCGAGGTACGTCAAGATAAATTTCCTTCCAACTACGACAGCAATCGGTTGTTTTAAAAATTCGATGACCTATAGCAGCATAAACAATATTTTTTGCTTTCGGATCAACGGCTAAAGCGTTAATCGTTACTTTTGGTAGTTTAGTAACCTCTTGCCAAGATTCGCCATTATCATAAGAAAAATAGAGGCCGGCATTTTCACCACCTAAATAGATGGTTTGACTATCTTGAGGATCAAAGACAAGAAGGGTGATGTTTAAATCATTTAACTGTTTAAGACCGCTTAAGGTTGGCATGGCGACTTTTTGTTGCCAAGTTTCGCCTTTATCCTTGGAAATCCAGAGACCGCCATCGCCTGGTGCAAGGCCCCCTTTCTGAACTCGTACACAACCTTGGCCACTTAAAAGAAGGAGGGAGAAAAGAATTATTACGAAAAGAAAATTTTTCTTCATAAGTTTATAGATTAATAACGAAATTATCTAAAGCTAATTTTAAGTTAATGTTTTGGTTGAGATAAAGAGCTAAATGATTCAATCTAATTTCTGTTTGGTAAATTTTTTCTAAAGAAAATTTTTCGATCAGTTTTTTAAGTTTATGTTGAAAAGATAAATTAACGAGTAGTTTCTGATTTTTTGTCTGAAGAATAATTAAATCACGAATTAGGATTTGCCAATTGACAATCATTTCTTGAATTTTCTCCCGCTTGATTACTTTTTCAACAATTTTCAACCTCTTGTCTAAAGAATCTGCTTCTAAAATTTCAATAAAAATTTTTTGATCAGCTAAATAATTATTAAGAAATTTCTTATCTTCAGCGAATTTAATGGCTCGGCCAGGCCAACCAAAAGAAAGAGCCGATATTTCTCTGGCTTT from Patescibacteria group bacterium includes these protein-coding regions:
- a CDS encoding NTPase; its protein translation is MNWQKIIEEEVKKSKITYFYFKKKKYPYLILPFDARMPYRFQKAVVDGFSQVLKNELKKANTILAVEAKGFFPAGWLALKKKKDLVVIRKRDYKIKNQIKNIFVTGLPGCGKTTLIKEVIRKLERRVGGFFTSEIRKNGQRVGFEIFSLDGQKGILAHQDFQSPFKVSKYKVNLKNLEEIAVKSIEEGIKDRKLIVIDEIGKMELFSEKFRKAVSEALESTNFILGTITLTRNEFTDQIRRREDTKIFYLTKNNRQEIKEKILNLLKT
- the deoC gene encoding deoxyribose-phosphate aldolase, producing MKINKIIDQTNIRKTASSRDIRKTCQEARKYDFRGVCVRPKWVKLVKKELAGTEIKTICLIDPPIGHSPSSLRLAIAKKAKKDGADELDVVVSLVDVKNERWKKIFNDLKKICRILPTKVIIGSGYLTDQEIETVCQIAKKAGAFCVKTATEKDPLGPHEIEEKIRHLKIMKKSAPGLLIKASGYIQTLKDLKKVIQAGADIIGTSFGVEIIKEIRK
- a CDS encoding amidohydrolase; this translates as MSLLIKQVILNERKCDLYIEEGRIRKIGQNLNLKANEKIDGRGKKAVMPGLINSHTHAAMTLFRGYADDLPLETWLKKKIWPIEKKMSYDDIYWGTKLACLEMIKGGTTCFNDMYWFEEATFEAVEEMGLRAVIGLVIVDFIPEAKKRVEKTFEKLKNRSSDRIKLSIAPHAIYTVSKENLIWAKKFASQNNLLLHLHLSETEKEVQECQRRYKMRPVEFLDKIGLLDENLIAVHTLWLDDREVEILAKKRVKIVHCPTSNMKLASGILPYRKLKRRKINITLGTDGPASNNSLDMFFEMKIASLLHKIKEMDPSITKAKEIFAMATKNGAKTLKIETGEIKEGKLADLVLIDLEKAPLIPRHHLISNLVYSASSDCVSDLICHGKILMRERRVEKENEIIKNSQKIAGRLIKKYENQ
- a CDS encoding MTAP family purine nucleoside phosphorylase, whose amino-acid sequence is MKNKGIIFSWHLKKIEFLKKAKPKNICLPPGRVFYYQVKNFFFIPRHGLRENIPPHQINHQANLLAFKKLGVKFIFSFNSVGSLKKEIKPGYFLIPSDYIDFYPPTFFERNPKFITPTLSEEIREIFIKILKKLKLKFFRQGIYFNSRGPRLETKAEINLIRNFADVVGMTMAKEATLANELNLEYASLCSVDNYAHGIIKKILLEKEIKENQSKTIKKIERIIQEILKEQK
- the proS gene encoding proline--tRNA ligase codes for the protein MRQSKYFLKTLRKIPKEAETVSHQLLVRGCFIEQLTSGVWNFLPLGWRVHQKIEEIIRQEMNAIGGQEVYLPVLQPKEIWQKSDRWEKMDPPLFKLKDRHHKDLALGPTHEEVMTEVAKKFIQSYKDLPLALYQIQVKFRNEMRSTGGLLRTREFVMKDLYSFHATADDLDHYYQKVLQAYLKIYQRCDLTAIALEAATGPIGGSQSHEFLVLSDSGEDKILICDKSHWSSKEEMARNQEKCPKCGGWLSVKKGIEAGHIFKLGTKYSQVFNLNYLDKDGQKKLVEMGCYGIGLGRLMATIVEAHHDEKGIIWPESVAPFQYHLLVLDQKEKKVKDWAEKVYESLIKKGIEVLYDERDVSAGIKFQDADLIGLPYRLVISRKTGQRIEVKKRGIEKKILIDLKKLLLRK
- the rseP gene encoding RIP metalloprotease RseP, producing MLTIAVVLISLSLIVFFHEFGHFIFSKLNRIKVEEFGFGYPPRIIGLVKLKNNHWKIFWGKKIPSEDLASTIYSFNWIPFGGFNKIKGEEGEADNEPDSFFAKPWWQRFFAISGGVIMNLVLAILLFSVGFNLGLPSIASQKDLGTHVRVKEVGIQIIALQKSSPAEKAGLVLGDFILKIDGKAFDQIEEIQNYIRAKTNQEIILTIKRGNKEKEVKIVPQLASEVFPPELLKNQNLKGGVIGITLAKVNFVSYPIPLAIWQAIKTTAIYVGRIIYGLYLTLRELIVRQKMIGEVMGVVGIGTFIGEVYQIGFVYLLQFLAVISVAVAVFQLIPFPALDGGRLLFLFIELLRGKPVSRKVEAIIHNLGFTFLLLLMAFVTYKDLMRLGEKIFK
- the frr gene encoding ribosome recycling factor; the protein is MSTLIDSYQKDFEKIIEFLKREITSLRTSRASSVLVENLIVEAYGTKMPLKQLAGITVPEARTILIEPWDKNNLKNIEKAFQNSGLGLTPIVENNLLRISVPPLNEEKRKELVRLLHQKAESARIAVRGVRDKIREEIFQKERKREIGEDEKYRLFKELDEKIKKINEEIENLIERKEKEIVSI
- a CDS encoding YCF48-related protein, which translates into the protein MKKNFLFVIILFSLLLLSGQGCVRVQKGGLAPGDGGLWISKDKGETWQQKVAMPTLSGLKQLNDLNITLLVFDPQDSQTIYLGGENAGLYFSYDNGESWQEVTKLPKVTINALAVDPKAKNIVYAAIGHRIFKTTDCCRSWKEIYLDVPRVTINALAIDSENSKKILVGLADGRLIKSEDGGVNWKLLNDFKNGIKQILFNNKDPRIIYLGTLTNGLFRSDDGGNSWQKVEGLENFPGSQNYKYGLFNQTKKDALFILTEAGFFRSDEEGKNWQGYQLLTKPGQAKIYSFAINPKNPDEIYYATENTFYKSNNGGRTWITKNLPTKRLPLYLSLNPENPNILYLATYKPAEK